Within Halorubrum lacusprofundi ATCC 49239, the genomic segment CGGTGCCGGAGGTGCAGATCAGCGGCGTCACCTTCCCGGTTCGGCGCGCGCGGCCCAGGGCGAAGTAGGCGGCCGAGCGCTCGTCCAGTTGGGAGAAGACGCGCAGGTCGTCGGTGCGCGCGGCGGCCACCGTCAGCGGCGTCGAGCGGCTCCCGGGCGAGGCCACGACGGCGTCGACGCCCGCGGCGACGAGCTCGTCGATCAGGGCGCGCGCCCACAGCGTGTTCCGGTTCGGCGCGGTCATGACGACCGCTTGGGGGTGCCGATTTAAATACTCCCGCGGGTCGGCGGTGACACCGTCGAACGCATTTTTGATCGAGGTTGAGGCGGGCCCGTTACGTTCTGCAACGCTTATGCACGCCGAACGACTTCGATCGGACATGAGCGACGACGACGCCGTCGACGTCGAGGTCGAATCCCCCGACGCCGCCGCCGACGCGGCGAGGACGAACGGCACCGCGGACGCGGCTGCCGAGGAAGCGAGCAGTGACGCCCGCGCCGACGGTGAGGCGCTGGCCGCCGCCGTCGCCGAGCACGACGAGGCCCTTGCTCGGGAGGTCGCGGCGCTGGAAGCCGATTTCGCCGAGACGCGCGACGAACTGCTCGCGGCCGAGGAAGAGGTCGAGGAGCTGACGAGCAAGCTCGCCCGCGTGAAGGCGGACTTCAGCAACTACAAGCAGCGCGCCAAGCGGAAGCAGGACGAGATCCGCGAGCGCGCCTCGGAGGCGCTCGTCGAGCGCATCACACCGGTCCGCAACGACCTCCTCCGCGCGCTCGATCAGGAGGAGGGAAGCGATCTCCGCCCCGGCGTCGAATCGACGCTGGAGAAGTTCGACGAGGTGCTCGCCGACGAGGGCGTCGAGGCCATCGATCCCGAACCCGGCGAGGAAGTCGATCCCGCCCGCCATCAGGTAATGTTGCGGGTCGAAAGCGACCAGCCCTCGGGGACTGTTCACGAGGTGTACGAGCCCGGCTACGAGATGGGCGATCGCGTGGTCAGCGAGGCGAAGGTCACCGTCAGCGCCGACGAGGAGTAGTCTCGGAGCAGTTAGTCATCGAACGTTCTCGGTCACGCGTCCGTACGCCGCCGCCAGCTCGTCGAGCCCCGCGTCTGGCTCGGCCGCGTGCGGCACCGACAGCGGGGAGACGGAGACTTCCCCATCGATGACCGCCCGGCGATCGGTGCCGACCGAGTCGGGCACATCGCCCTCGTTCATTTTTCCCCAGATCGGGTCGGAGAAGCTCACGCGACCGTTTCCGTCGTGTGCCGCCTCCATCCCGTACCATGTCGAGGGCGCGGTGACGCGCATCGGCGCTGGGGTGTCGCGCTCTCCGTCCGGATTCGCGATCGGGGCGTTAACGTTGAGGTAGTCGGCGCGGTCGAACGCCCCCGACGCGGTCGCCTCCGCGACGAGGTACCGGGTCGCGCGGGTCGCGTTCGCGAACTCCGCCGGCTCCAGCTTCCGCTTCCACCAGTCTTCCCCGCCCGGGACGTACATCGAGGTCGCCACCGCGGGCACGTCGAAGAAGGCCGCCTCGACCGCGGCGGAGACGGTCCCGGATCGCCCGAGCGTGTACGCGCCGAGGTTCGCCCCCTTGTTACAGCCCGCGACCACGACGTCGGCGTCCGGGACCAGCGCGTCGAGCCCCGCGACGACGCAGTCGACCGGAGTGCCG encodes:
- a CDS encoding nucleotide exchange factor GrpE, translating into MSDDDAVDVEVESPDAAADAARTNGTADAAAEEASSDARADGEALAAAVAEHDEALAREVAALEADFAETRDELLAAEEEVEELTSKLARVKADFSNYKQRAKRKQDEIRERASEALVERITPVRNDLLRALDQEEGSDLRPGVESTLEKFDEVLADEGVEAIDPEPGEEVDPARHQVMLRVESDQPSGTVHEVYEPGYEMGDRVVSEAKVTVSADEE
- the surE gene encoding 5'/3'-nucleotidase SurE, producing MSVERVLLTNDDGIDAVGLRALYDGLSADYDVVTVAPTGDRSSAGRALSDGVDIADHELGYAVDGTPVDCVVAGLDALVPDADVVVAGCNKGANLGAYTLGRSGTVSAAVEAAFFDVPAVATSMYVPGGEDWWKRKLEPAEFANATRATRYLVAEATASGAFDRADYLNVNAPIANPDGERDTPAPMRVTAPSTWYGMEAAHDGNGRVSFSDPIWGKMNEGDVPDSVGTDRRAVIDGEVSVSPLSVPHAAEPDAGLDELAAAYGRVTENVR